From a region of the Polynucleobacter corsicus genome:
- a CDS encoding NAD(P)/FAD-dependent oxidoreductase, translated as MDHQNQSSPSGIVIIGSGLAGYTVIRELRKIDKATPITLVTREPGYFYSKPMLSTALASSKSAEQLISTNAEGMATQLDITILGDADVTAIDTTAQTITTSTGSISYGKLVLGLGADQIRLTLEGNAADEVITVNDLEDYAQFRKTIEGKKRIAILGAGLIGCEFANDLVLGLYEVDVIDLAPQALGRLLPEVAAQALQAKLSTAGVRWHFATTVQSIDRSGDSLSITLANGSVIHSDAFLSAVGLKPRLDLAQSAGIATGAGITVNRHLETSAKNVYAIGDCAEVEGLVLPYVMPIMQAARALAPNLLGQLTALSYPAMPVMVKTPALPTIVSPPAKDAVGDWKINSVEGGLEARFESSDGKLLGFALMGTATAQRGALTKELPPIL; from the coding sequence TTGGATCATCAGAATCAATCATCCCCATCGGGGATTGTCATTATTGGTAGCGGCCTAGCTGGCTACACCGTCATTCGTGAGCTTCGCAAAATAGATAAGGCAACTCCGATTACTCTTGTAACAAGAGAGCCAGGATACTTTTACTCTAAGCCGATGCTCTCTACAGCATTGGCAAGCAGCAAATCTGCAGAGCAATTGATTTCTACTAACGCCGAGGGCATGGCAACACAGCTAGATATTACGATTCTGGGCGATGCTGATGTCACTGCAATTGATACCACCGCACAAACGATCACTACTTCTACAGGCAGTATCTCCTATGGGAAGTTAGTACTGGGATTAGGGGCTGATCAGATTCGCCTAACCCTAGAAGGCAATGCAGCAGATGAAGTAATTACCGTCAATGATTTGGAGGACTACGCCCAATTTCGCAAGACGATTGAAGGCAAAAAACGAATCGCTATTTTAGGTGCCGGCCTCATTGGATGTGAGTTTGCAAATGATTTGGTTTTAGGTTTATATGAAGTCGATGTCATCGACTTAGCACCACAGGCTTTGGGTAGACTCCTTCCCGAGGTAGCAGCACAAGCACTTCAGGCTAAGCTCAGTACAGCAGGCGTTCGTTGGCACTTCGCTACTACCGTGCAGTCAATTGATCGAAGCGGCGATTCTCTCTCGATTACACTTGCCAACGGATCTGTAATTCATAGTGATGCATTTCTATCCGCTGTCGGTTTAAAGCCTCGCTTAGATTTAGCTCAATCAGCCGGAATTGCCACAGGCGCAGGCATTACAGTGAATCGTCATTTAGAAACTAGCGCGAAGAATGTTTATGCTATTGGCGACTGCGCCGAAGTCGAAGGTTTGGTTCTGCCTTATGTCATGCCAATCATGCAGGCAGCGCGGGCTTTAGCACCCAACCTGCTTGGACAACTCACTGCACTCAGTTATCCCGCTATGCCGGTAATGGTGAAGACCCCCGCCCTGCCAACGATTGTTTCACCACCGGCCAAGGATGCGGTTGGTGACTGGAAAATCAATTCGGTGGAAGGCGGTCTCGAAGCGCGCTTTGAATCTAGTGACGGCAAGCTACTCGGCTTTGCCCTTATGGGAACAGCCACTGCACAACGTGGCGCACTGACAAAAGAGTTGCCGCCCATCTTGTAA
- a CDS encoding 3-hydroxybutyrate dehydrogenase — MSHLKGKTALVTGSTSGIGLAMAIGLAKQGTNIMVNGFGDKDAAVAAIKACGIEVEYHGADMSKPAEIEDLIKQTEKRFGSLDILVNNAGIQHTANVEDFPEDKWESIIAINLSSAFYTSHHALPGMKKRNWGRIINIASVHGLVGSVQKSAYVAAKHGIVGLTKVTALENAKTGITCNAICPGWVLTPLVQKQVDARAEREGISNEEAKKALVSEKQPSGEFVAPEQLAALAVFLCSPDASEVRGAAWNMDGGWTAQ, encoded by the coding sequence ATGTCCCATTTAAAAGGTAAAACAGCCCTTGTCACCGGCTCGACTAGCGGTATTGGTCTGGCAATGGCAATTGGTTTAGCAAAGCAGGGTACCAACATCATGGTGAACGGCTTTGGTGATAAAGATGCCGCAGTTGCTGCCATCAAAGCTTGTGGAATTGAGGTCGAATATCACGGTGCTGATATGAGCAAGCCTGCCGAGATCGAGGATCTCATCAAGCAGACTGAAAAACGCTTTGGTTCGTTAGATATATTAGTAAACAACGCAGGCATTCAGCACACAGCGAATGTTGAAGACTTTCCAGAAGATAAGTGGGAGTCGATTATTGCCATTAACTTAAGCTCAGCCTTTTATACCTCGCACCATGCTTTGCCAGGTATGAAGAAGCGTAACTGGGGCCGCATTATCAATATCGCTTCCGTTCATGGCTTGGTCGGTTCTGTACAAAAATCAGCCTATGTTGCTGCAAAGCATGGCATCGTGGGCTTAACCAAGGTAACTGCTCTTGAGAATGCCAAAACGGGGATTACTTGCAATGCGATTTGCCCGGGTTGGGTTTTAACTCCCTTGGTTCAAAAACAAGTAGATGCTCGCGCAGAGCGTGAAGGGATTTCGAATGAAGAGGCCAAAAAAGCCTTGGTGTCTGAGAAACAGCCCTCCGGTGAATTCGTGGCCCCAGAGCAATTAGCTGCATTAGCCGTTTTCCTTTGCAGTCCAGATGCCTCTGAAGTACGTGGAGCTGCTTGGAATATGGATGGTGGCTGGACGGCTCAGTAA
- a CDS encoding CoxG family protein: protein MELNGEQLIAAPIPDVWKGLNDIDVLAKSIPGCEEISRISPEEIHAKVMFKIGPVRARFSGKLFLSDVIPDQSCSMAFEGSGGAAGFAKGRSRVELKPAEGGTLVSYTTEASIGGKLGQIGGRLISASAKKIADDFFQRFAKELGGEVTPLESDPQAE, encoded by the coding sequence ATGGAATTAAATGGCGAGCAGCTCATTGCAGCCCCAATCCCTGATGTGTGGAAGGGCTTGAATGACATTGATGTGCTGGCAAAGTCCATTCCAGGTTGCGAGGAAATCAGTCGCATCTCTCCAGAGGAGATTCATGCCAAAGTGATGTTCAAAATTGGACCCGTCAGAGCCAGATTCTCAGGAAAGCTATTTTTAAGTGATGTCATCCCAGATCAGTCCTGTTCTATGGCCTTTGAGGGCTCTGGTGGTGCTGCGGGATTTGCAAAGGGCCGTTCACGTGTTGAGTTAAAGCCTGCCGAGGGCGGGACCCTGGTTTCCTACACTACTGAAGCCTCCATTGGCGGCAAGCTAGGGCAAATTGGTGGGCGACTCATTAGCGCCTCCGCCAAAAAGATCGCGGATGATTTTTTTCAGCGATTTGCGAAAGAGTTAGGTGGTGAAGTAACACCTTTGGAGTCAGACCCGCAAGCTGAATAA
- a CDS encoding rubredoxin has protein sequence MKSWQCIVCGFVYDEAKGLPEDGIPAGTAWADIPDDWECPDCGVSKSDFEMVQVS, from the coding sequence ATGAAATCTTGGCAATGTATCGTTTGTGGTTTTGTCTATGACGAGGCGAAAGGCTTGCCTGAAGACGGCATTCCTGCCGGCACTGCTTGGGCTGACATCCCTGACGATTGGGAATGCCCCGATTGTGGCGTATCAAAATCCGACTTTGAAATGGTGCAAGTTTCCTAA
- a CDS encoding TetR/AcrR family transcriptional regulator: protein MTMSFDRDSNTRNNVAIEAAESGVPARRRMSTADRKRQILDRAIQYFAKYGIDGQLRNLTKGLGVTHTLLYHYFPTKDALIKAVYEDVFESRWKPEWEQLLDDQKLSPEEKFNAFYIDYSNTVLTYDFVRILIFSGLSDHSISDRFFELLRDRLLPRLIRETRKHCGRSSRSKPSQRELEFLMGLHGGIFYIGMRRWIYGQAIYDSGNPHTEQEIIQDRISSYLSSAKTLFNTGKK, encoded by the coding sequence ATGACAATGAGTTTCGATCGAGACAGTAATACTAGAAACAATGTTGCTATAGAAGCAGCTGAAAGTGGCGTGCCTGCACGTCGCAGAATGAGTACTGCAGATCGTAAGCGTCAGATTCTGGATCGCGCTATTCAGTACTTTGCAAAGTATGGAATTGATGGTCAACTCAGGAACTTAACAAAGGGCTTGGGCGTTACCCACACCCTGCTTTATCACTACTTCCCCACCAAGGATGCTTTAATCAAAGCAGTCTATGAAGATGTCTTCGAGTCACGCTGGAAGCCAGAGTGGGAGCAACTACTCGATGATCAGAAGCTCTCTCCCGAAGAAAAATTTAATGCCTTCTATATCGACTACTCAAACACAGTACTGACCTACGATTTTGTACGTATTTTGATTTTCTCAGGCCTCAGCGATCACTCTATCAGTGACCGCTTCTTTGAGTTATTACGCGATCGCTTATTACCGCGCCTTATCCGAGAAACCCGTAAACACTGTGGCCGTAGCTCGCGTAGCAAGCCTTCGCAACGAGAATTAGAGTTTTTAATGGGCTTGCATGGCGGTATCTTTTATATTGGTATGCGACGTTGGATTTATGGGCAAGCCATTTACGACTCCGGCAATCCCCATACCGAACAAGAAATTATTCAGGATCGCATTAGCTCTTACCTCTCTTCAGCAAAAACTTTATTTAATACTGGTAAAAAATAA
- a CDS encoding FAD binding domain-containing protein produces the protein MKAAAFDYAKPKALSEALAMLAEAGEDAQLIAGGQTLLATLNLRLSEPSMLIDITNLDELKGISVIGDQLRIGALVTHTEIEDSKLIGQHAPLLKAAAPHIAHRAIRNLGTWGGSLAYGDPAAEWPACSLALNATMLIGGPDGERRISAQDFFIDLYTTSLEPNEILIATEIPIASSNQVFYFHELARRHGDYAIAGVALVANKAGNVLSDCTFTFFSVCATPIMAKKAQALVDGKPLNDELIANAVGAARQEIESIADITNSAQTKQHLIGVLLERGLKHLIA, from the coding sequence ATGAAAGCAGCAGCATTTGATTATGCAAAACCGAAGGCTCTCAGCGAGGCCTTAGCTATGTTGGCCGAAGCTGGCGAAGATGCGCAATTGATTGCAGGCGGACAGACGCTTTTAGCTACCTTGAACCTGCGTCTTTCTGAACCCAGCATGCTGATTGACATCACAAATTTGGACGAATTAAAAGGCATTTCAGTTATCGGAGACCAATTACGTATTGGGGCATTGGTAACCCATACCGAGATTGAAGACTCCAAACTAATCGGGCAGCATGCACCACTTCTCAAGGCCGCAGCCCCACATATCGCTCATAGAGCGATCCGCAATTTAGGAACTTGGGGCGGCTCTTTAGCCTATGGAGATCCTGCGGCTGAATGGCCTGCTTGCAGCTTGGCGCTTAATGCAACGATGTTGATCGGTGGTCCTGATGGAGAGCGTCGAATTTCAGCGCAAGACTTTTTCATTGATCTCTACACCACTTCCTTAGAGCCCAATGAAATTCTGATAGCAACAGAAATCCCGATCGCGAGTAGTAATCAGGTGTTTTATTTCCATGAGCTAGCTCGTCGCCATGGAGACTATGCGATTGCGGGGGTAGCCTTAGTTGCCAATAAGGCGGGTAATGTTCTAAGTGATTGCACTTTCACTTTCTTCTCTGTTTGCGCTACACCGATCATGGCGAAAAAGGCTCAAGCCTTGGTAGATGGTAAGCCCCTTAATGACGAATTAATTGCGAATGCAGTTGGCGCCGCAAGGCAAGAGATTGAGTCGATCGCAGATATCACTAATAGCGCCCAAACTAAGCAACATCTAATTGGTGTTTTATTAGAGCGTGGCTTAAAGCACTTAATTGCTTAA
- a CDS encoding VOC family protein: MPNLSLNHFSIRSLEIEQTTKFYCDVFGFTVGPRPDFPFPGVWLYNGDQNDWANAVVHLIAIDKNNPNGLKQYLGERDPSSLYGSGAVDHIAFFATGLEAKLALLEKLGVPCRQRTVPAIKLHQVFMDDPNGIVVELNYPAAEKAALDAKSA; the protein is encoded by the coding sequence ATGCCCAACTTAAGCCTAAATCACTTCTCCATTCGCAGCCTAGAGATTGAACAAACTACCAAGTTTTACTGTGATGTTTTTGGATTCACAGTGGGGCCTCGTCCGGATTTCCCTTTCCCGGGCGTCTGGCTATATAACGGTGATCAAAACGATTGGGCTAATGCCGTTGTTCATCTAATTGCGATTGATAAGAACAATCCTAATGGCTTGAAGCAGTATCTCGGCGAACGAGATCCTAGTTCTCTCTATGGCTCTGGGGCAGTAGATCACATCGCCTTCTTTGCCACGGGATTAGAGGCCAAACTGGCATTACTGGAGAAGTTGGGCGTACCTTGCAGACAGCGAACCGTGCCCGCAATTAAATTACATCAAGTGTTTATGGATGATCCTAATGGCATTGTGGTTGAACTGAACTACCCTGCTGCAGAAAAGGCGGCACTGGATGCCAAATCTGCTTAA
- a CDS encoding xanthine dehydrogenase family protein molybdopterin-binding subunit has translation MNKPVDLKGLVLDPVTNDQRYIGSSEPRHQARRLIEGQGTYVDDIQLPRMGHVVYWRSPVAHMKIGKIHTEQASKMPGVLAIVDGVKMAELCKPWVATLGHLAGMKSAPQYALAIDRACWQGEPVVAVVAETRAQAEDALQFVDVEWEELPAVVSMETALDADTPVIHPELGDNLCFTRTLDVGQVDEVFATADIVAEATFGFGRHTGVTLEPRCQIADYNPGDRRLTVYHSQQAPHMMQDLYCRQFGLSESDVHVICKDVGGSFGIKVHAYPDDFATVGLAMMLERPVKFVADRLESFTSDIHAREHRIKGRIAANKEGDILAFEIDDLTAIGPYSMFPRTSAIEGNQVVNLVGGPYKHQNYRAKLNVVFQNKTPTCQYRGVGHPIACAVTEGLVDLAAQKLKMDPLEFRKRNVIPDDAYPCSGISGIKLEVLSHEQCLRTIEKMMDYSALRKEQAELRKKGIYRGIGFATLIELTNPSPAFYGVGGARIASQDGASARLDPSGVVSILIGVGEQGQGTEGIYAQIAADAVGLSIKNVRIITGDTDVTPYGGGTWASRGAGVGGEAVLLACQALQENILKLAGAILTRSPEELSVRRGHVLDKATGEQLLPFSEIGRIGYFRTDTLPVGFSADLMVTRHYTQKEYPFIFTNGVQASYVEVDPDTGFVKLLKHWAVEDCGRVLNPMLVDEQVRGAIVQGIGGVLFEECIYDESGLLRNGSMADYLVPMANEMPDIEVAHVETPTQSSKLGAKGAGEAGTAGAPGAVQNAINDALAPFNTAVFDQPITCEKILKALGKV, from the coding sequence ATGAATAAGCCAGTAGATCTCAAAGGATTGGTACTTGATCCAGTAACCAATGACCAGCGCTATATCGGTAGCAGTGAACCTCGCCATCAGGCGCGTCGACTCATCGAGGGTCAGGGCACTTATGTCGATGATATTCAGCTACCTCGGATGGGTCATGTTGTGTATTGGCGTTCGCCAGTAGCGCATATGAAAATTGGAAAAATTCACACTGAACAAGCTAGCAAGATGCCAGGTGTTCTGGCCATTGTCGATGGCGTGAAAATGGCTGAGCTGTGTAAGCCATGGGTTGCCACTCTAGGTCACCTTGCAGGTATGAAATCTGCTCCTCAATATGCATTGGCAATTGATAGGGCTTGCTGGCAAGGCGAGCCTGTAGTTGCGGTAGTTGCTGAGACGCGCGCACAGGCAGAAGATGCTTTGCAGTTCGTTGATGTTGAGTGGGAAGAGCTACCTGCAGTAGTTTCAATGGAAACGGCATTGGATGCAGATACTCCAGTAATTCATCCTGAGCTGGGTGACAACCTTTGCTTTACCCGTACTTTGGATGTTGGTCAGGTAGATGAAGTATTTGCAACAGCAGATATTGTGGCTGAAGCTACTTTTGGATTTGGCCGACATACTGGAGTTACCTTAGAGCCCCGCTGCCAAATTGCTGATTACAATCCCGGCGATCGTCGTCTCACGGTGTATCACTCACAACAAGCACCGCACATGATGCAAGATTTATATTGCCGTCAGTTTGGCTTGTCTGAGTCTGATGTCCATGTCATTTGTAAAGACGTAGGTGGATCCTTTGGCATTAAGGTGCATGCGTATCCCGATGATTTTGCAACGGTGGGCTTGGCAATGATGTTGGAGCGCCCAGTTAAATTTGTTGCGGATCGACTCGAATCATTTACGAGCGATATTCATGCGCGTGAGCATCGGATTAAAGGGCGTATTGCAGCCAATAAAGAGGGCGATATCCTAGCTTTTGAGATCGATGATCTCACGGCCATTGGCCCTTACTCCATGTTCCCAAGAACCAGTGCGATCGAGGGTAACCAAGTGGTCAACTTGGTTGGCGGACCATACAAGCATCAAAACTACCGCGCCAAACTCAATGTGGTGTTTCAGAATAAAACGCCTACTTGCCAATATCGCGGCGTAGGTCACCCAATTGCCTGTGCTGTGACTGAGGGCTTGGTTGATTTGGCGGCTCAAAAACTCAAGATGGATCCTTTGGAGTTTCGTAAGCGCAATGTGATTCCTGATGACGCATATCCTTGCTCCGGAATTTCCGGAATTAAGTTGGAAGTGCTGTCACATGAACAGTGCTTACGAACCATCGAAAAGATGATGGACTATTCTGCTTTGCGTAAAGAGCAGGCTGAGTTGCGTAAAAAAGGTATCTATCGCGGAATTGGTTTTGCCACACTAATCGAGTTAACCAACCCAAGTCCGGCGTTCTATGGTGTGGGTGGGGCACGCATCGCGTCTCAGGATGGTGCTTCTGCGCGTCTGGATCCAAGCGGCGTTGTATCGATATTGATCGGTGTTGGTGAGCAGGGTCAAGGTACTGAAGGTATTTATGCGCAAATTGCTGCTGATGCTGTCGGCCTTTCCATTAAAAATGTGCGCATCATTACAGGCGATACCGATGTGACTCCTTATGGCGGCGGCACCTGGGCTTCACGTGGTGCTGGAGTGGGTGGTGAGGCGGTCTTATTGGCTTGCCAAGCACTTCAAGAGAACATCTTGAAACTTGCAGGTGCAATCCTAACTAGATCGCCTGAAGAGTTATCCGTTCGCCGTGGTCATGTGTTGGATAAAGCCACCGGGGAGCAACTTCTGCCGTTTAGTGAGATTGGACGCATAGGTTATTTCCGTACAGATACTTTGCCTGTGGGATTCTCAGCTGATCTGATGGTCACACGTCATTACACCCAAAAAGAGTACCCATTTATTTTTACCAATGGCGTTCAAGCCTCTTATGTTGAAGTCGATCCGGATACTGGCTTTGTAAAGCTCCTAAAACATTGGGCGGTTGAGGATTGCGGTCGGGTATTAAATCCCATGTTGGTGGATGAGCAAGTGCGCGGAGCCATTGTTCAGGGTATCGGCGGCGTCCTTTTCGAAGAGTGTATCTACGACGAGAGTGGCCTGTTGCGGAATGGCAGTATGGCTGATTATTTGGTGCCTATGGCCAATGAAATGCCGGATATTGAAGTAGCTCACGTAGAGACTCCAACTCAGTCATCTAAGTTGGGTGCAAAAGGTGCTGGTGAGGCTGGAACTGCTGGCGCTCCTGGGGCGGTTCAGAATGCGATTAACGATGCTCTAGCGCCATTTAATACGGCAGTGTTTGACCAGCCCATTACTTGTGAAAAGATTCTCAAGGCCCTGGGAAAAGTCTAA
- a CDS encoding urate hydroxylase PuuD, whose amino-acid sequence MSSIFTSLGRTVLAGFVLLALIVLALGANLGSVELPFLFRWIHVMVGVMWIGLLWYFNFVQIPSMSKIPDEQKPAIGKVIAPTALFWFRWAALATVLSGLVLSILNGYAHQAFTLQAPFRAIGLGMWIALIMAFNVWFIIWPNQKRALGIVAVESDVKAKSARIAMLTSRLNTMLSIPMLFLMSAQSHNTTWFVIAS is encoded by the coding sequence ATGTCATCTATCTTTACCTCATTAGGCCGCACTGTTTTAGCTGGCTTTGTGCTCCTCGCATTGATCGTCCTTGCCTTGGGCGCAAACCTCGGATCAGTTGAGTTGCCATTTTTATTCCGCTGGATTCACGTGATGGTTGGCGTGATGTGGATAGGCTTACTTTGGTATTTCAATTTTGTGCAGATTCCATCCATGTCAAAGATTCCGGATGAGCAAAAGCCGGCAATCGGAAAAGTAATCGCTCCAACAGCACTCTTTTGGTTCCGTTGGGCTGCCTTAGCGACTGTACTTAGTGGTTTGGTTTTATCCATATTGAATGGATATGCCCACCAAGCATTTACTTTGCAAGCTCCTTTCCGTGCAATCGGTCTAGGCATGTGGATTGCCTTGATCATGGCCTTTAACGTTTGGTTCATTATTTGGCCAAATCAAAAACGTGCTCTTGGCATCGTTGCGGTTGAGTCTGATGTTAAAGCAAAGTCTGCACGCATTGCGATGTTAACTTCCCGTTTGAATACAATGCTCTCTATCCCAATGTTATTTTTGATGAGTGCTCAATCACACAACACAACTTGGTTTGTGATTGCTTCATAA
- a CDS encoding hydrogen peroxide-inducible genes activator produces the protein MAALPSLRQLRYFVAVAQELNFTRAAEVCFVGQSTLSAGLKELEDVLGVRLVERDRQNVAITPIGEDILERAKVILTSSQDLVEYASASGEPMAGTIRLGVIPTITPFLLPNVLPDIRERYPKLKIALREDLTANLLARLADHQLDFALIALPYDTAGLLVKELFVDEFWLVAGANDPALKGKEIHLPTKMAERLLLLEEGHCLRDHTMQACKHSDIRNAEGMEATSLLTLLQMVESGMGIALLPEMAVKGGILNGTTLVARSLAPPAPNRVIALVARLSTAHHDEFQALAERIESRFQSSPKMNRSSRKSAQKV, from the coding sequence ATGGCTGCTTTACCTTCATTACGACAACTTCGCTATTTTGTAGCGGTTGCTCAAGAGCTCAATTTTACTAGGGCTGCAGAGGTCTGCTTCGTAGGTCAATCTACCTTAAGCGCCGGTTTAAAAGAGCTGGAGGATGTTTTGGGAGTCCGCCTAGTAGAGCGGGATAGGCAAAATGTAGCCATCACTCCAATCGGTGAAGATATTTTAGAAAGGGCTAAGGTGATCTTGACCTCGTCTCAAGATCTCGTGGAATATGCGAGCGCCTCGGGTGAACCAATGGCAGGGACAATTCGATTGGGAGTGATCCCAACTATCACGCCATTTTTATTGCCAAACGTGTTGCCTGATATTCGGGAGCGCTACCCGAAGCTAAAAATTGCGTTGCGTGAAGATTTGACCGCTAATCTGTTGGCGCGTTTAGCAGATCATCAACTCGATTTTGCATTAATTGCATTGCCCTATGACACAGCCGGCCTCTTGGTGAAAGAGCTTTTTGTCGATGAATTTTGGTTGGTTGCAGGTGCAAATGATCCTGCATTAAAGGGCAAGGAAATTCATTTGCCTACCAAAATGGCAGAGAGGCTACTTTTGCTGGAGGAGGGCCATTGCCTGCGTGATCACACGATGCAAGCTTGTAAGCATTCTGATATTCGCAATGCCGAGGGCATGGAGGCAACTAGCTTGCTTACGTTGTTGCAAATGGTGGAGTCTGGCATGGGTATTGCGCTGCTTCCTGAGATGGCGGTAAAAGGAGGGATTTTAAATGGCACGACATTGGTTGCTCGCTCCCTAGCCCCACCTGCCCCTAATAGAGTGATTGCTCTTGTCGCCCGTTTATCTACTGCACATCATGATGAGTTTCAAGCACTTGCCGAGCGCATTGAGTCAAGATTCCAATCAAGCCCAAAAATGAATCGCAGTAGCCGAAAGAGCGCTCAAAAGGTCTAG
- a CDS encoding alkene reductase, with the protein MSGKEIMFTPVKLGAIELKNRLVMAPLTRMRAIDGDVPHPLAKTYYEQRATAGLIISEATQISAIGKGYPATPGIYSGEQTAAWKEIVSAVHAKGGKMIAQLWHVGRISHSSLHPEQGIPEAPSAIAPAGQTYGADWKLHDYETPKAMTTEDITHLLKDFELAAANAKAAGFDGVEIHSANGYLLDQFLQDKTNQRTDGYGGSIENRMRLLGEVIESISKIYPSDRIGVRLSPYGSFNDMADSDPVALFTAVIQKLNGYHLSYVHMIEPRSTSAGGNDQVNTEAPVTSEMFRAIYHGQFISAGGYDQAMGEAVLEAGLADAVAYGRLYISNPDLAERFKQGAALNAYNRATFYGGAEVGYTDYPTL; encoded by the coding sequence ATGTCTGGAAAAGAAATCATGTTTACCCCCGTCAAGCTTGGCGCGATTGAATTAAAGAATCGCCTGGTGATGGCGCCCCTTACTAGAATGCGGGCGATTGATGGGGATGTGCCACACCCCCTGGCAAAAACTTACTACGAGCAAAGGGCAACTGCTGGCCTCATCATCAGCGAGGCAACGCAAATTTCTGCTATTGGTAAAGGCTATCCAGCAACGCCTGGAATTTATTCTGGTGAGCAAACAGCCGCTTGGAAAGAGATTGTGAGTGCGGTGCATGCCAAAGGTGGCAAGATGATTGCGCAGTTATGGCATGTTGGACGTATCTCTCATTCTTCTTTGCATCCCGAGCAGGGCATTCCTGAGGCGCCATCTGCGATTGCACCTGCTGGTCAAACTTACGGTGCTGATTGGAAATTGCACGATTACGAAACGCCTAAGGCGATGACTACTGAAGATATTACCCATCTTTTGAAAGATTTTGAATTGGCTGCTGCTAATGCAAAAGCGGCAGGTTTCGATGGCGTGGAAATTCATTCTGCGAATGGCTATTTACTTGATCAGTTTTTGCAAGACAAAACGAATCAACGTACCGATGGCTATGGCGGATCAATTGAAAACCGCATGCGCTTATTGGGCGAGGTGATTGAATCCATTTCCAAAATATACCCAAGCGATCGTATCGGTGTGCGCTTATCACCCTATGGCAGCTTTAATGATATGGCTGACAGCGATCCAGTTGCCTTGTTCACCGCGGTGATTCAGAAACTCAATGGCTATCACCTATCTTATGTACATATGATCGAACCGCGCTCTACCAGTGCAGGTGGCAATGATCAAGTGAACACAGAGGCACCCGTTACTTCAGAGATGTTCCGTGCGATCTATCATGGTCAATTCATTAGTGCTGGTGGATATGACCAAGCCATGGGCGAAGCTGTTTTGGAAGCTGGCTTAGCAGATGCGGTGGCTTATGGTCGTTTGTATATCTCTAATCCAGATTTGGCTGAGCGCTTTAAGCAGGGTGCTGCGCTCAATGCTTACAACCGCGCCACTTTTTACGGTGGGGCAGAAGTAGGATATACAGACTACCCAACGCTCTAA
- a CDS encoding (2Fe-2S)-binding protein, with protein sequence MSLKKKITMTVNGLTVNAEIEPRRHLVDFLREDLHLKGPHLGCEQGACGACTVKVDGKIIRGCLYLAVQANGCVVETIEGLTKSGALADLQEAFMRHNAMQCGFCSSGMLLAAAELVEKLPQSTREEVREWISGNYCRCTGYHSIVDAIMAVLQARAKGEKIKPVVALA encoded by the coding sequence ATGAGCTTAAAGAAGAAAATTACGATGACTGTCAATGGTTTGACAGTCAATGCTGAGATTGAGCCGCGTCGTCATTTAGTGGATTTTTTGCGAGAAGATCTCCATCTCAAGGGTCCGCACCTCGGTTGTGAGCAGGGGGCTTGTGGCGCCTGCACCGTGAAGGTGGATGGAAAAATTATTCGCGGTTGTTTATATCTGGCCGTACAGGCTAATGGGTGTGTAGTGGAAACAATCGAGGGATTGACTAAGAGCGGGGCATTAGCAGATCTACAAGAAGCCTTCATGCGCCATAACGCAATGCAATGTGGTTTCTGCTCTTCTGGGATGTTGCTTGCTGCAGCTGAATTAGTAGAAAAACTACCTCAATCTACTCGTGAAGAAGTTCGTGAATGGATCTCTGGAAACTACTGCCGATGCACTGGCTACCATTCCATAGTAGACGCCATCATGGCCGTGCTTCAAGCTCGCGCCAAAGGTGAAAAAATTAAACCTGTTGTTGCTCTCGCTTAA